GTCGAAGGCGTACTTGCTGCGCAGGTTGATGTTGCCGGCCGGGGCATCCGCATCCATGCTCGCTGTGAGCGTATTGTTGAGCTCGATCGACTCGATGCCGGTCACCGACATCTGCTCGAACGAGTTCTGGCGGCCGCTGTTGTTGTTCGACGTGGCCGTGGCCATGCGGCCGCCATCCAGGGTGAAGGTCGAATACTTCGGGTCCAGGCCGCCGATGCGCACCGCCGTGGCATCGACCTCGGTGTAGTCCAGCGAGATGCCCGGCATGGACTTCATGAACTCGCCGACATCGCCCATGGTCAGGGCGCCGTAGGTGTCCGCCGGCACCACGTTCTTGGCGTTCATGGCGGCACGGCGCTCCATGATCGCGATGTCCTGGCCGGTGAAGCTGCCCACCACGCGCACCGCGTCCAGCTCGGTGGCGTCGCCCGCTCGGGTACCCGTATACGACGGTGCCTCCAGCGCGATGTCCAGGCTGGCCACCTGTCCCGCCGTGACCGTCGCGGTCCGGGACGCATCGTTGAGGCCGGTATAGCGCACGGTCAGTGTCGCCTGGCCAGCCGGCACGCCGCTGATCCGGAACAGGCCGCCCTCCTCCGAGTACACGACGATGCCCGTGCCCTGGACCCGGATCTCGGCATTGCGCACGTACTCGCCGGTGGCAGTGTTGAGGACGCGTCCGCGGATGCCGCCGGTGTCCTGGTTCTGGGCTGGCACGGACGGCGCCTGGGCCGACACGTGCAGGGGCGCGAGCAGGGCCAACGCGACGGCGCCGGAGAGCGCCGACTTCCTGAGCTGGTGCATTTCAGTTTCCGGTATGGGAGAGGAAGGAAGCAGATGCGTCCTGCGTGGCAGGCGCGAACGGCTGTCTGGCATCGCCGGTCCAGCGCATGAGGGTCAGCTCCGCCGCCTGCTTCCCCTCCCGGGCGGAATCGCGCGCCAGGTAGAACAGGCCATGGCCGATGGGCTGGAAGCCAACGTCCGCCTTCTGGTGCCAGCCGCGGATGCCGGTCGCGGCGTCCGACAGTCCGTCCGCCGCCAGCGGCAGGAGCAGGCCGCGCGCCTGCCCCTCGCCGCCGGGACCGGGCACGCCGGCAAGCTCACCTGCGCGTGGGACCGCGGAGGCGTCCACCGCGAACAGCGTGTAGTTGGGTAGCCCGTCCTTGCGCCCGCGGTACGTGCCGAGGAACCAGCGCTGCAGGCCGGGGTCGTAGGCCAAGTTCTGGATCCCGTAGGTGGTGTTGCCGGTGCGCACGAAGTACTTGCCGTGCGCGGCCGCCGGCCCGCTGTAATGCGGCCGGCGCTCGTCCAGTGGACGGACGTAGCGCGCCCAGTCGCGCACGTCGTACTGCAGCAGGACCTGGTGGTCGTTGTCCGGGCGCGCGGTGTCGGAGAACACGCCATAGCCGACGGTCAGATAGTGCGGGCCAGCCGCGTTCCCGAACCGCGGGCCGAAGCCGACCCCGTCGATACCGGAGGTCCCGTACCGGTGCGGTGGCGGTGCCCCCTCCGGCTCGCCGCTTGCCTGGCCATGCGCATCGGCCACGAAGTCCCGCGCGACCTCCGGCAGATGGACCGTACCGATGATCCCGCTCGCCAACGCATCGATGCCGACACGGTCGATGCGATCGCCATCGATCACCGCGATGTAGAACGCGTTGTCCTTCTTGTACTCCAGCGACCCGTAGATGCATCCGTCCGCCGGATTGAAATCCAGGTCGCCAAGGTGTCCCTTCCACCCCTGCAGCGTCCCGACCAGCTTGCCACTGAAGTCGTACCGCGCCAGCAGGTTGGTGAAGGAGTAGTAGATGTATCCCCCCTGCACATCCACCGCGATGCCCTGCACGTGGCCGGACGCCCAGGGACCGGCGTGCTGTCCAAGCGGTGGCGGCAGCGGCGCGCCCGGCGCCTCATGCATCGGAAAGCAAAGACCCAGCGCAAGCAGCAAGGAGAACCCGGTTCGCGTCAGCACAGCTTCGTTGGCCCCATTCCGGAAAAACAATGCAGCGTCCCCGCCTCCATCAGGACTGGCCTTGCGGAGAGCGCGGGAATTCTTTCAACGAAGCGTTACCGGACCATTACTTCCGCGTGCACGCGGCACGACGTGCGTATGACAGTTGCCGATGCGCTTGCGCGGCCTGCCTGGCCCGCATGACGCACCACCGGGTTCGCCCGCGAGTGTGCGGATGTGCACCTGGCCTGCGGACTCATGGAACCGCACGCATAGAGCTGACCGCAGCCACGCCGCGCCCGCGGACAGAATTACAGCGCACACCCAGTGCTGGAGAAGCTGCCGGCGCCGATCCGACGCCGCCACCGCACCCTGCACTGGCCCTGCAGGGTTCACGGCCCTGGTCGGAATGCCCTCCTGCACCACCGCATGCAGCGCGCTAGCATCACGCGTGCATCTGCAATGGAGGAGTGCCGTGGCCACCATGCAACCCAAGAGCACCCGCAAGCCGCCCGAGCCGAGCGACGACCATGCCCCGATCGCGGCGTGGATCAAGAGCACCATGCCAGACCTGCAGCCGATCCTGGCCCACCTCGACGGCCAGATCCGCAAAGCCCTGCCCGAGGCCAGCTACGCACTGAAATGGAAGAAGGCTTACTACGGCCTGCCCGACAAGGGATGGGTGATCGAGCTGGTGGCCTACGACGTCTCGGTCAACGTGGTGTTCTTCGCCGGGGCGAAGTTCGACCCGCCTCCGCCGCTGGGCGAAGGCTCGCGCTACGTCAAAGTCAGGTCGCTTGAAGAGGCCAAAGCCACGACGGTTGCGAGCTGGATCGGGCAGGCCGGCGAGCATCCAGGCTGGAAATAGCTGTTTCCCCTGGACCATTGAAAGGCACCATCAGCTTCAGTGACGGCTGAAAACCTGGCCATGTGCGGGTTACCCTGGTCACAGATCCAACCGCAGCCGGGGAGGGGCGCATGGCAACAGGGGAAGAGGCGATCAAGCGGTTCCGCATGGGGGAGGTCTATCGATACCCGAGGCCTGCCCTGCCCGATCTTCCGACGGTGGATGGCATTCCCAACTTCCACCATATTGTGTCGGTTCCGGGCTTGGCGAGCCTCCAGCTCGAGAAAGGCATCAACTCCCCAAGCGCGACGCGCGCGGTCGACGGGGAGCGACTAGCGGCAGTCCTTCTGCAGAGCAGCGTGCATAAGCGCGGATCGATAGAGAACCCCTGGCACGACACCTTGGCCCCTGACGAGGGATTCGCGCGGTACTTCGGCGACAACAAGACACCCGACGTCGATCCTGGATTGGCCAATGGCAATCGGACCTTGCTACGTCAGTTCGAGCTCCATACCTCTCCAGATCGCGCGAAACGCGAACGCGCGGCCCCCATGCTCTTGTTTCGCTCTACACAGAAGGGACTTAAGGAATTCGCCGGTCTTGGACTGATCGTTGGCGCCAAGCGGGTCACCCAGTTCTCGGAGAAGAACGGCGGCTTCTTCACCAACTACCTTTTTGACCTGGCGATTCTCTCGTTGACGGAAGAAGACGAGAGCTTGGCCATGCTTTGGATCCGCGATCGTCGCGACCCAACCCTCGCGGCTCCTATCGCCAATGCGATGGCCCCCAAGTCATGGCAGGCGTGGGTCAAGTTCGGAAGTCCCGAGATCGAGCGGGTTCGGCGTCGAGTCACGCGATACCACATCCTCCCAAAGCGCGACCAAGTCGCTTCGGCAACCTCCGACACCGGCAAGACGCTAAGAACCATCTACCAGTTCTACGAACACCGTCGCCATCGCTTCGAAGCCCTGGCGAGCTTGGCCTGTGAATCGATGATTCGTGGAACCGGCGCCAGTTACCGGCGCGGCTGGCTCACCCGTGGCACGGGCGACGGCGGGCTGGACTTCGTCGGACGCATCGATATCGGTGAGGGCCTTTCGAGCACCAAGCTAGTCGTCCTTGGGCAGGCCAAGTGCGAGAAGATCGACACGCCAACGAACGGTGTGCACATCGCCAGGACCGTCGCACGACTGCGACGCGGATGGGTTGGGGCTTACGTGACTACATCCTTCTTCTCAGAACACGTTCAGCGCGAGATCTACGACGACCAGTACCCAGTGCTGCTACTCAATGGCACCAACCTAGCCAACGAAGTCGTCAAGCTGAAGCTCGCCTCGGGTCTGCCCAGTGTCGAGGAGTATCTCGAGCATGTCGATGCAGACTACGAGGCGCAGGTAAGCAGTCGCCGACCTGAAGAGGTGCTCTGGGAGTGAGACCCAATGCCCGGTTGAGCGGCAAGCCGTAAGGCCCCGGCTAAGATCAGCGGTAGCGCGCCATCGAGAGGGGTTCGGATTGGGCTTGCGGGATCTCGGTTAGCTTGCAGTACCAAGCTCAATACGTCCCTGCGCCGGGTCCCTAGGCTCCTGCTTACGCTTCTTAGCCCCGCTTTTCCGGTCGCGCTGCCCGATGGGATTCGCGATCCCCCAGAAAGAAGCCGCCTGGGCGAGGCTCATCTTGAGCAAGTCCACATTCCCAAGTTCGATCTGCTTCGCAGGGCGTTTCGGTGTGATCCCCATGGCATTCATGACCTGGGCAGCTACCGCACGTCCCAATGGAGGCGGTACGGCATTGCCGATCTGTCGTGCGCCGTGCCACTTCGTCTCATTGAACCGGAACCAATCGGGGAAGCCATGCAATCGCGCCATCTCCCGCACAGTCACGCAACGATTCCACTTGTAGTGAATGGGACGGGGACTGGTGAACGCGCCGCGCGCGGAATCGGTACCGGCACGCAGCGTATTGCTCAATCCACCTGGGGGTAGCTTAAAGAACCGAGAGATAGGTTCAATTTCACCAGGAGACGTCAAAGCGAAGCGCCGACGAGAGATCTCAGTGTGCTCCGACCTCATGCTCGAGGTAAGCAGGTGTGGATTCCACTTGCGACGGTAGCCGTAGGCCCAGCCTTCCGAGTCTTCGCACCTCATCAGCTTGGCGAAAGCGCTGGGCTTTCCAAAGTTCTTCACTTCGACTTCGTCGCTCGATATCAGTCGCACATACCGCTCCGCATCGGGCAGGTCTCCGAGCGCGTCCTGGCAAGTTGGTGCGCTCGGGAGGTCAGCCCCTACCGCACCGGGCCTGGAGGTAATCGCGCCGGGATATACAGGTACGCGTAGCCCCTGCTTACAACCCAAAAGGAACAGTCGCTGCCGGTCCTGGGGCACCCCATACTCATAAGCGTTCAGCACCTTCCAGTCTCTGACTACCTCGTAGCCGGCGGACTCAAATTCCTGAATCAGTTCATCCAAAAATTTGCGGTGCTTCCCCATCGTTAGCCCCTTGACATTCTCAAAGACGAAGTAGTCGGCGTCCAACTCACGGACGAGACGGACGAAGTCTTTGACCAGGGCATTACGGGGATCGTCGAGAGCGCGCTGTCCAATCAATGAGAACCCCTGGCAGGGCGCTCCACCGAACACCACATCCACCTTCCGCGTGCCGATGCCAGCAGCGTCCCGAATGTGCTGCGCGGTGAGGTCGGTTACCGACCGGGGCAAGACGGCACAATGGGGGAAATTGTAGGCGTGAACCGCAGCGTGCACCGGGTCGATCTCGACAGCGGCCACAACGTCGAAGCCCGCCTGCTCAAAGCCCAAACTGAGCCCGCCAGCGCCAGCAAAAAGATCGATTCCAAGAGGTCTGCTCATGCTGCTAAGTATAGGCGCCCTTCGGCGCGCCGTCGATCGGAAGATGCCTTGCCTCGCTATAGGGAAGCGCCGCGAGGAGGTGCGCTATGATCCTCCTCGTTGTCTCAGATCCTGCGACAGAGGCTAGGGCATGGACCGGCTGAGTCCCGAGCGCCGAAGCTGGTTGATGTCTCGAATCCGTGGGGAGCACACGAAGCCGGAGGTGGCGGTTCGAGCCCCGCTCCATCGGATGGGGTACCGGTTTCGCCTCCATCGCCGGGATCTTCCAGGAACGCCCGACATAGTCTTGCCGCGGTACTCCGCGGCCATCTTCGTGAACGGTTGTTTTTGGCACGGTCATTACTGCAAGCGCACAAAGATGCCGAAGTCACGTACGGATTACTGGGCGGATAAGATCGCAGTCAATCGGCGGCGGGATCGCCGACAGCGCCGGCAGCTTTCGAGCTTGGGGTGGAAGACTATCGTGGTGTGGGAGTGCGAGCTGAAGCGACCGGAGGAGTTGGCGAATAGGCTCCAGAAGCTCCTATCAGAACCCTAAAAGGCACCTGCCTACATTGAATAGAGGAACCATGGCAAAGCCAGTCAAGCCGAATCGGTATACGGAGATCATTGCGGAAGTTTTTCGCAAGCACTACACGCCTGGAGATCAACGCGTTCGCTTTGAGCGGGACGAATTCGTGGCGGCAGCGAAGGAGCGGAATATCGAACTGCCGAAGAATCTCGGTGACCCGATCTATTCCTTCAAGTATCGGAGTTCGCTGCCCGAGTCTATCGCTGAAACCGCGGCTCCCGGCTATGAATGGGGTATCTACAGCATCGGGAAGGGTAAGTACGAGTTTAAGCAGGTCAAGCCACTTTCGATCAGCCCTCGAGATAACCAACTGGTTGTGAAGATTCCGGATGCAACACCAGAAATCATTTCGGCCTACGCCTTGGGAGACGAGCAAGCACTGCTAGCCAAAGTGCGTTACAACCGGCTAATCGATATCTTTCTGGGGATAACAGCGTCCTCTCTGCAGAACCACCTTAGAACTACGGTTCGTGGCATCGGACAGATCGAAGTCGATGAGCTCTATGTCGGACTGGACCGAAATGGATGCCAGTATGTTGTCCCGGTGCAAGCGAAAGGGGGTAGGGATAAGCATGGCCGGCAACAGACAGAGCAAGATATCGCCTGCTGCGAACAGAAGTTCCCTGCCCTTCGTTGTCGACCGGTCTCGGCCCAGTTCATTACCGCCAATAAGATCGCCATGTTCGAACTTGCGCTACAGGACGGCGAGATCCGAGTGGTTTCGGAAGAGCATTACGAGCTTGTTCCTGCCGCTAGCATTACGGATCAGGACCTAGCGCTCTACGCCACCAGGAAGCGACCCGGCTAGCCATCCAGCGAAGCAACCTCTTATCGTTATCGCCTACCCATTAGCACCACCGACCGCGCGATGCACGACTGCGCCCCGAAGTACGTGGCAAGGATCAGCAGCATCGCCCGTG
This genomic interval from Pseudoxanthomonas suwonensis 11-1 contains the following:
- a CDS encoding DUF1801 domain-containing protein, whose product is MQPKSTRKPPEPSDDHAPIAAWIKSTMPDLQPILAHLDGQIRKALPEASYALKWKKAYYGLPDKGWVIELVAYDVSVNVVFFAGAKFDPPPPLGEGSRYVKVRSLEEAKATTVASWIGQAGEHPGWK
- a CDS encoding restriction endonuclease, producing MATGEEAIKRFRMGEVYRYPRPALPDLPTVDGIPNFHHIVSVPGLASLQLEKGINSPSATRAVDGERLAAVLLQSSVHKRGSIENPWHDTLAPDEGFARYFGDNKTPDVDPGLANGNRTLLRQFELHTSPDRAKRERAAPMLLFRSTQKGLKEFAGLGLIVGAKRVTQFSEKNGGFFTNYLFDLAILSLTEEDESLAMLWIRDRRDPTLAAPIANAMAPKSWQAWVKFGSPEIERVRRRVTRYHILPKRDQVASATSDTGKTLRTIYQFYEHRRHRFEALASLACESMIRGTGASYRRGWLTRGTGDGGLDFVGRIDIGEGLSSTKLVVLGQAKCEKIDTPTNGVHIARTVARLRRGWVGAYVTTSFFSEHVQREIYDDQYPVLLLNGTNLANEVVKLKLASGLPSVEEYLEHVDADYEAQVSSRRPEEVLWE
- a CDS encoding DNA cytosine methyltransferase — protein: MSRPLGIDLFAGAGGLSLGFEQAGFDVVAAVEIDPVHAAVHAYNFPHCAVLPRSVTDLTAQHIRDAAGIGTRKVDVVFGGAPCQGFSLIGQRALDDPRNALVKDFVRLVRELDADYFVFENVKGLTMGKHRKFLDELIQEFESAGYEVVRDWKVLNAYEYGVPQDRQRLFLLGCKQGLRVPVYPGAITSRPGAVGADLPSAPTCQDALGDLPDAERYVRLISSDEVEVKNFGKPSAFAKLMRCEDSEGWAYGYRRKWNPHLLTSSMRSEHTEISRRRFALTSPGEIEPISRFFKLPPGGLSNTLRAGTDSARGAFTSPRPIHYKWNRCVTVREMARLHGFPDWFRFNETKWHGARQIGNAVPPPLGRAVAAQVMNAMGITPKRPAKQIELGNVDLLKMSLAQAASFWGIANPIGQRDRKSGAKKRKQEPRDPAQGRIELGTAS
- a CDS encoding very short patch repair endonuclease, encoding MDRLSPERRSWLMSRIRGEHTKPEVAVRAPLHRMGYRFRLHRRDLPGTPDIVLPRYSAAIFVNGCFWHGHYCKRTKMPKSRTDYWADKIAVNRRRDRRQRRQLSSLGWKTIVVWECELKRPEELANRLQKLLSEP